A region of Desulfocurvibacter africanus subsp. africanus DSM 2603 DNA encodes the following proteins:
- a CDS encoding transposase, translating into MQITREQYQRIADSFPRQRGNVSLDNLQVINAILYVLEQGCKWRGLPKHFGNWHSIYTRMNRWSKSGVLDRIFTRLQEEQMISIKVTTASLDSTSVKVHPD; encoded by the coding sequence ATGCAAATAACCAGAGAGCAGTATCAACGCATCGCGGATAGCTTCCCTCGGCAGCGGGGCAATGTCTCTCTAGATAACCTGCAAGTTATTAACGCCATTTTGTATGTTCTAGAACAAGGTTGCAAGTGGCGCGGATTGCCTAAGCACTTTGGAAACTGGCATTCCATATATACTCGCATGAACCGTTGGAGCAAAAGCGGTGTTCTAGATAGAATATTTACGCGGCTCCAGGAAGAGCAGATGATCTCAATCAAAGTCACTACGGCATCCCTGGACAGCACAAGCGTCAAAGTGCACCCAGATG